In Dehalococcoidia bacterium, a single window of DNA contains:
- the rplM gene encoding 50S ribosomal protein L13: MKTYSTKLSDITHQWHVFDATGKTLGRLASEVATLLQGKHKPIYAPHLNTGDFVIVVNAAKVRVTGKKAQQKLYYRHSNYPGGLRSTTFAHMIETHPTRVIESAVKGMIPHNRLGRDMMKRLKVYPGDAHPHQAQVEGSKVKDIQEEITKKGT; this comes from the coding sequence GTGAAGACCTATAGCACAAAATTATCAGATATCACGCACCAGTGGCATGTTTTCGATGCCACAGGAAAGACCCTGGGGCGACTGGCATCAGAGGTGGCCACTCTGCTCCAGGGCAAACATAAACCAATATATGCCCCTCACCTCAATACCGGCGACTTCGTCATCGTGGTAAATGCGGCCAAGGTCAGGGTGACCGGTAAAAAAGCACAGCAGAAGCTCTATTACCGTCATTCCAATTATCCAGGCGGGCTTAGAAGCACCACCTTTGCCCATATGATAGAGACGCACCCCACCCGGGTAATCGAATCGGCCGTGAAGGGGATGATTCCCCACAATCGACTGGGACGTGATATGATGAAGAGGCTAAAGGTCTATCCGGGAGATGCACACCCCCATCAAGCTCAGGTGGAGGGATCGAAGGTAAAGGACATTCAAGAGGAAATTACTAAAAAGGGGACGTAG